In one Arachis duranensis cultivar V14167 chromosome 9, aradu.V14167.gnm2.J7QH, whole genome shotgun sequence genomic region, the following are encoded:
- the LOC107467149 gene encoding cysteine-rich receptor-like protein kinase 44, producing the protein MASFNLLFFVLISILNFSSITTKAEDTHFLYQVCSKYRFTAINTTYQNNLRTLLSSLSSKATHNTEFYNNTITGKTPADTVYGLYICRGDIPSDLCGECVGNASQRLSTNTECSLSVAAVMWYDECMVRYSNTSFFSRVTVAPGYPGYALSSPTNMTDQQSFNRLLYRTLNQTADEAANAPIGAKKFATKEAAISIFQNLYCLAQCTPDLSPEDCRSCLDGLINSNLPECCAGKQGGRILYPNCNIRFEIYPFYRSLQPAPSPAPSSNSRDKRSRSRTIILIVVPIAIVALLFTLCCYILRRRQKKNSKTILRKSFGRESATLEGLQFDFSIIEAATNNFSHQNMIGKGGFGEVYKGTLPDGRHVAIKRLSTSSKQGVVEFKNEILLIAKLQHRNLVSFMGFCIEEQEKILLYEYGPNGSLDYFLFDGGQQQKLSWDQRYKIIGGTVLGILYLHEYSRLKVIHRDLKPSNILLDENMNAKISDFGMARIVDIDQVRGKTNRIVGIYGYMSPEYAMLGQFSEKSDVFSFGVMILEIVTGQKNVNSYTSNRVEESLLNYVWKQWRDGTPLSILDPKIKEDYNQVEVIKCIQIGLLCVQENPNSRPTMGTIISYLNNHSLDLPSPQEPAFFLHGSGFMDPKTVAQESSSSQSGKSSTTFSINEMSISKFHPR; encoded by the exons ATGGCTTccttcaatttattattcttcgTCCTTATTAGCATCCTCAACTTTTCATCAATTACTACAAAAGCAGAGGACACTCATTTTCTCTACCAGGTTTGCTCAAAATACAGATTCACTGCGATCAACACCACCTACCAAAACAACCTCAGGACCCTTCTCTCTTCCTTATCCTCCAAGGCCACCCACAACACCGAGTTCTACAACAACACCATCACCGGAAAAACCCCCGCCGACACAGTCTATGGACTATACATCTGCAGAGGAGACATACCCTCTGACCTATGCGGCGAGTGCGTGGGAAACGCAAGTCAAAGACTTTCAACAAACACAGAGTGTTCACTCTCCGTAGCGGCAGTTATGTGGTACGACGAGTGCATGGTAAGGTACTCGAACACGTCGTTCTTCTCGCGCGTGACGGTGGCGCCTGGCTACCCTGGCTACGCGTTGTCCAGCCCCACCAACATGACAGACCAACAAAGCTTCAACCGTTTATTGTATCGAACCTTGAATCAAACTGCGGACGAAGCGGCCAACGCGCCTATCGGTGCAAAGAAGTTCGCTACAAAGGAAGCTGCGATATCCATATTCCAAAATCTTTATTGTCTTGCTCAGTGCACGCCGGATCTGTCGCCGGAAGATTGTAGAAGCTGTTTGGATGGTTTGATCAATTCGAACCTTCCTGAGTGCTGTGCCGGAAAGCAAGGAGGGAGGATTCTGTACCCTAATTGCAATATTCGGTTTGAGATTTACCCTTTCTATCGATCACTTCAACCTGCACCGTCCCCAGCACCATCATCAAATTCCAGAG ACAAAAGAAGTCGATCCCGAACAATTATCTTAATCGTTGTACCCATTGCTATTGTGGCACTGCTTTTCACTTTGTGCTGCTATATCCTaagaagaagacaaaaaaaGAATTCCAAGACTATTCTTAGAAAAAGCT TTGGTCGTGAAAGTGCCACTTTAGAAGGGCTGCAATTCGATTTCTCTATAATTGAAGCAGCCACGAACAACTTTTCTCACCAGAACATGATTGGCAAAGGAGGATTTGGAGAAGTTTACAAG ggTACTCTTCCTGATGGCCGACATGTAGCTATAAAAAGACTTTCTACAAGTTCTAAACAAGGTGTGGTTGAGTTCAAGAATGAAATTTTGCTGATAGCCAAGCTTCAACACAGGAATCTAGTATCTTTTATGGGCTTTTGTATAGAAGAACAAGAGAAAATACTACTTTACGAATACGGGCCAAATGGAAGTCTTGATTACTTTTTATTTG ATGGTGGTCAACAACAAAAGTTAAGCTGGGATCAACGTTATAAAATTATTGGAGGGACTGTTCTTGGAATtctttatttacatgaatattCTCGACTTAAAGTTATACATCGTGATTTAAAGCCGAGTAATATTTTGCTGgatgaaaatatgaatgcaaaaatttcagattttggtATGGCTAGAATAGTCGACATTGATCAAGTAAGAGGAAAAACAAATAGAATTGTTGGTATATA TGGTTATATGTCTCCAGAATATGCAATGCTTGGACAATTTTCAGAAAAATCAGATGTTTTTAGTTTTGGAGTCATGATCCTAGAAATAGTTACCGGACAAAAGAATGTAAATTCTTATACTTCAAATCGTGTTGAAGAGAGTCTTTTAAATTAT GTTTGGAAACAATGGAGGGATGGAACACCATTAAGCATATTGGATCCAAAAATAAAGGAAGATTATAACCAGGTGGAAGTTATAAAATGCATTCAAATTGGTTTATTATGCGTTCAAGAAAACCCAAATTCTAGACCTACAATGGGAACAATAATTTCATATCTTAATAATCATTCTCTTGATTTGCCATCTCCACAAGAACCAGCATTTTTCTTGCATGGTAGTGGTTTTATGGATCCAAAAACAGTTGCACAAGAATCAAGTTCCAGTCAATCTGGCAAAAGTTCAACAACCTTCTCTATAAATGAAATGTCAATAAGTAAATTTCATCCTCGATAA
- the LOC107467150 gene encoding cysteine-rich receptor-like protein kinase 44 translates to MASFNVLFFVLISILNFSSITTKAEDTHFLYQVCSKYRFTAINTTYQNNLRTLLSSLSSKATHNTEFYNNTITGKTPADTVYGLYICRGDIPSDLCGECVGNASQRLSTNTECSLSVAAVMWYHECMVRYSNTSFFSRVTVAPGYPGYALSSPTNMTDQQSFNRLLYRTLNQTADEAANAPIGAKKFATKEAAISIFQNLYCLAQCTPDLSPEDCRSCLDGLINSNLPECCAGKQGGRILYPNCNIRFEIYPFYRSLQPAPSPAPSSNSRDKRSRSRTIILIVVPIAIVALLFTLCCYMLRRRQKKNSKTILRENFGGEGAILEGLQFDFSIIEASTNSFSHQNMIGKGGFGEVYKGTLPDGRHVAIKRLSTSSKQGVVEFKNEILLIAKLQHRNLVSFMGFCIEEQEKILLYEYVPNGSLDCFLFDGGQQQKLSWDQRYKIIGGTALGILYLHEYSRLKVIHRDLKPSNILLDKSMNAKISDFGLARIVDIDQDRGETNRIVGTYGYMSPEYAMLGQFSEKSDVFSFGVIILEIVTGQKNANSYTSNRVGESLLNYVWKQWRDGTPLSILDPKIKEDYNQVEVIKCIQIGLLCVQENPNSRPTMGTIVSYLNNHSLDLPSPQEPAFFLHGGFMDPKTVAQESSSSHQSGKSSTTFSINEMSISKFHPR, encoded by the exons ATGGCTTCCTTCAATGTATTATTCTTCGTCCTTATTAGCATCCTCAACTTTTCATCAATTACTACAAAAGCAGAGGACACTCATTTTCTCTACCAGGTTTGCTCAAAATACAGATTCACTGCGATCAACACCACCTACCAAAACAACCTCAGGACCCTTCTCTCTTCCTTATCCTCCAAGGCCACCCACAACACCGAGTTCTACAACAACACCATCACCGGAAAAACCCCCGCCGACACAGTCTATGGACTATACATCTGCAGAGGAGACATACCCTCTGACCTATGCGGCGAGTGCGTGGGAAACGCAAGTCAAAGACTTTCAACAAACACAGAGTGTTCACTCTCCGTAGCGGCAGTTATGTGGTACCACGAGTGCATGGTAAGGTACTCGAACACGTCGTTCTTCTCGCGCGTGACGGTGGCGCCTGGCTACCCTGGCTACGCGTTGTCCAGCCCCACCAACATGACAGACCAACAAAGCTTCAACCGTTTATTGTATCGAACCTTGAATCAAACTGCGGACGAAGCGGCCAACGCGCCTATCGGTGCAAAGAAGTTCGCTACAAAGGAAGCTGCGATATCCATATTCCAAAATCTTTATTGTCTTGCTCAGTGCACGCCGGATCTGTCGCCGGAAGATTGTAGAAGCTGTTTGGATGGTTTGATCAATTCGAACCTTCCTGAGTGCTGTGCCGGAAAGCAAGGAGGGAGGATTCTGTACCCTAATTGCAATATTCGGTTTGAGATTTACCCTTTCTATCGATCACTTCAACCTGCACCGTCCCCAGCACCATCATCAAATTCCAGAG ACAAAAGAAGTCGATCACGAACAATTATTCTAATCGTTGTACCCATTGCTATTGTGGCATTGCTTTTCACTTTGTGCTGCTATATGCTaagaagaagacaaaaaaaGAATTCCAAGACTATTCTTAGAGAAAACT TTGGTGGTGAAGGTGCCATTTTAGAAGGGTTGCAATTCGATTTCTCTATAATTGAAGCATCCACGAACAGCTTTTCTCACCAGAACATGATTGGCAAAGGAGGATTTGGAGAAGTTTACAAG ggTACTCTTCCTGATGGCCGACATGTAGCCATAAAAAGACTCTCTACAAGTTCTAAACAAGGTGTGGTTGAGTTCAAGAATGAAATTTTGCTGATAGCCAAGCTTCAACACAGGAATCTAGTATCTTTTATGGGCTTTTGTATAGAAGAACAAGAGAAAATACTACTTTACGAATACGTGCCAAATGGAAGTCTTGATTGCTTTTTATTTG ATGGTGGTCAACAACAAAAGTTAAGCTGGGATCAACGTTATAAAATTATCGGAGGAACTGCTCTTGGAATtctttatttacatgaatattCAAGACTTAAAGTTATACATCGTGATTTAAAACCGAGTAATATTTTATTGGATAAAAgtatgaatgcaaaaatttcagattttggtTTGGCTAGAATAGTCGACATTGATCAAGACAGAGGAGAAACAAATAGAATTGTTGGTACATA TGGTTATATGTCTCCAGAATATGCAATGCTTGGACAATTTTCAGAAAAATCAGATGTTTTTAGTTTTGGAGTCATAATTCTAGAAATTGTTACCGGACAAAAGAATGCAAATTCTTATACTTCAAATCGTGTTGGAGAAAGTCTTTTAAATTAT GTTTGGAAACAATGGAGGGATGGAACACCATTAAGCATATTGGATCCAAAAATAAAGGAAGATTATAACCAGGTGGAAGTTATAAAATGCATTCAAATTGGTTTATTATGTGTTCAAGAAAACCCAAATTCTAGACCTACAATGGGGACAATAGTTTCATATCTTAATAATCATTCTCTTGATTTGCCATCTCCACAAGAACCAGCATTTTTCTTGCATGGTGGTTTCATGGATCCAAAAACAGTTGCACAAGAATCAAGTTCTAGTCATCAATCTGGCAAAAGTTCAACAACCTTCTCTATAAATGAAATGTCAATAAGTAAATTTCATCCTCGATAA